The DNA sequence CTATTTTAGTTACTTTATAATGAGTTAGTTGATTGATAATCCATCGGAACACAGCATTCATGTTGGCGGTAAATACCGGGTCGGTGCTGCGGCCGGGCCGCGTGTACTGGCGCAGGGCGTTGAGGCCGTGGCGGCCAAAACTGGCGCGTTTGTAGCCGTTGTTCTTCTGGGGGATGGGTTGCACTTTTTCGTGCAGGCGGGTGCCCACGCTCACGCAAAGCGCGTAGGCCAAACTCACCAGGCCCACGAGTTTTTTGAGTTTGTCCCGGCAACGCAGGTGCGTGGCCCGCAAGGCAAAGCCCCGCCCTTTCAGGTTCTGGAAACAAGCCTCAATCGTCCAGCGCTTGCGATAGAACTGGCCCAAAAAAGCCGGGTTGGCCGTGCCGAAGAGGAAGAGGTACTCGCCCCCGGCCAAGGCCGTGACCTGCGCCCCGCCCCAAACCCCGTCGACTTGGCACACGGGCAACTGGCGGCACTGGCCTGGCCGCAGGCCCCAGTCGGCCACGGCGTGACGACGGCCTTGGGGGTCGGTGAGCAGGTGGTGCTTGGGCAGACGCATGACGAATAATATGCCCTTGTCTTTGAGGTATTTGAACCAGGCATGGCCCACAAACTCGCGGTCGCCCACTACCAGCCCCACGCGGTCGGGGCCCAGCACCCGCAGGCAAAAATCCAGTAGCGCCGTGCGGTCGGCGGTGCCGGAGTTGCCGCTGCGGTTGTCGAGCAACTCCCAGCACAAGGGCCAGTGGCAATCGCCCCGGCCCACCGTCACGAGCAGGATGTTGACCTGGCAGCGGCCGAAGTCCCACTCCGTGCGGTCGATGCACAGGCGCAGCTTGCCCGTGCCCGGCAAGAGGCCGACGAGCAACACGGCCAAGGCGACGTAATCCAGGTCGGCTTCGCGGAAAAAGTCTTGGATGCGCGTCTCGTTCGAGGCCAGTTTCACGCCGTCGTTGAGGTGCTGCGCCACCTCGCAGAATTGCACATTTCGGCTTTTAAAGAGGCCGAGCACGAAGCGGGCCACGAACTTTTTGCGGGCCAGGTTCCGCACCAGCGGGACCGAATGTAAAAGGGTCGTAATTTTGACCACGAGGCGTTGCTTCACGGGAAGGAGCGCATTTGGTAGTTGAGGAACTCCAAAGGTCGGGCCTTCCCGTTTTTATGCCCGATTTTTAGTAGGGTAGAGTACGAAGGGGCCATTGCGCCTTGGCGCACCGAAAAGCAGGGTGAGTGGCTGAAGCCGCTGCTAAAAAACGGCATCCGCTTCGACTTCCCCATCCACCGGCCCTACAGCGACCTGAGCGAGGCCGAGCAGCGCCTGCTGTGGACCGGCAATAAGTACTTCCAGGGCCTCGACGCCTACTTTAAGTGGGTGAGCGAGCAGAGCCACAAAATCCAGTACCGGGTGCTGCAAAGCCGCTACCGGGGCCGCACCGTGTGCCCTGACTGCCGCGGCACCCGCCTGCGCAAAGACGCGCAGTACGTGAAAATTGACGGCCGCAGCATTGCCGACGTGGTGCTGCTGCCCATCTCGGGGGCCCTGGAGTTCTTCGCCGGCATGGCCCTGAGCGAGCACGAAGCCAAGGTGGCCGAGCGCCTCGTCACGGAAATCACCAACCGCCTGGGCTACCTCAACCGCGTAGGCCTGGGCTACCTCACCCTCAACCGCTTGAGTAATACGCTGAGCGGCGGCGAGAGCCAGCGCATCTCGCTGGCCACGTCGCTGGGCTCGGCGCTGGTAGGCTCGATGTACGTGCTCGATGA is a window from the Hymenobacter nivis genome containing:
- a CDS encoding transposase, producing MKQRLVVKITTLLHSVPLVRNLARKKFVARFVLGLFKSRNVQFCEVAQHLNDGVKLASNETRIQDFFREADLDYVALAVLLVGLLPGTGKLRLCIDRTEWDFGRCQVNILLVTVGRGDCHWPLCWELLDNRSGNSGTADRTALLDFCLRVLGPDRVGLVVGDREFVGHAWFKYLKDKGILFVMRLPKHHLLTDPQGRRHAVADWGLRPGQCRQLPVCQVDGVWGGAQVTALAGGEYLFLFGTANPAFLGQFYRKRWTIEACFQNLKGRGFALRATHLRCRDKLKKLVGLVSLAYALCVSVGTRLHEKVQPIPQKNNGYKRASFGRHGLNALRQYTRPGRSTDPVFTANMNAVFRWIINQLTHYKVTKIVG